The following coding sequences are from one Salvia hispanica cultivar TCC Black 2014 chromosome 3, UniMelb_Shisp_WGS_1.0, whole genome shotgun sequence window:
- the LOC125216314 gene encoding trihelix transcription factor GT-1-like isoform X1, producing the protein MISRIGGGTTSRGNGMNSGAAAGSEFDSSMQSIDEEVKSASAGISSTEFYLRYSVDFINRVKNRLNDGQRNREFLDCISAFSRGEIDVNAVREKAAALFGGINSDLYRELEGFLPRRSSDAGAAELDSFMQSIGEKGMGDASLTFGPMEGTGGSALNLEKHMDPEAHPFSIITEADAVNVSPKNRADTPPGKGEQRKTYCGRVITVKMGEYTKRIGINGTGDAIKETIKSAFGLRTKRAFWLEDEDNVVRALDRDMPLGNYTLHVDEGLMIRVCLPEHLPVHTEEKTFYTDDDFCQFLSRRFWTCLRENGGYRHIDSMDELCHGAVYRGVSSSENILF; encoded by the exons ATGATCAGCCGAATCGGCGGCGGCACCACCAGTCGAGGAAATGGAATGAATTCCGGTGCTGCTGCGGGTTCTGAATTTGACTCGTCTATGCaatcaattgatgaagaag TGAAATCCGCCTCCGCCGGGATCTCAAGCACTGAATTCTATCTCCGGTACAGCGTGGATTTCATAAACCGGGTCAAAAACCGGCTCAACGACGGCCAGCGCAACCGTGAGTTCCTCGATTGCATCAGTGCATTCTCACGCGGCGAAATCGACGTCAATGCCGTCCGTGAGAAGGCCGCAGCGCTGTTCGGGGGAATAAATAGCGACCTCTACCGCGAGCTCGAGGGCTTCCTCCCCAGGCGTTCTAGCGACGCTGGTGCTGCTGAATTGGACTCGTTTATGCAATCAATTGGTGAGAAAG GTATGGGTGATGCTAGTCTAACTTTTGGACCTATGGAAG GTACTGGCGGATCAGCGCTCAACTTAGAAAAGCATATGGATCCCGAGGCACATCCTTTTTCCATCATCACGGAAGCTGATGCAGTTAATgtttctccaaagaatcgggCCGATACTCCTCCTGGAAAAG GTGAGCAAAGAAAAACTTACTGTGGGAGGGTGATAACAGTAAAGATGGGAGAGTATACAAAGAGAATAGGTATTAATGGCACAGGAGATGCTATAAAGGAAACCATCAAATCTGCATTCGGGCTGAGAACAAAACGTGCGTTCTGGTTGGAAGACGAAGATAATGTTGTTCGAGCATTGGACAGAGATATGCCGCTTGGGAACTACACTCTACATGTCGATGAAG GCCTGATGATTAGAGTTTGTTTGCCAGAGCACCTGCCAGTGCACACAGAGGAGAAAACCTTCTATACGGATGATGACTTTTGCCAGTTCCTCTCACGACGTTTCTGGACTTGTTTGAGAGAGAACGGTGGCTACCGGCATATTGACAGCATGGACGAGCTATGTCACGGGGCTGTGTATCGTGGTGTGTCATCATCTGAGAACATTCTATTCTGA
- the LOC125216313 gene encoding trihelix transcription factor GT-1-like isoform X2 has protein sequence MITANQSSFKPLLPPPAPRKRAEAWGEEETRALVSLRRDTDFMFSASEFNQHLWDYIHATMRERGFDRSAAMCAGKWRNLLRQYRGVKQNINPDADGSDKMNFYREIDDIVTERGGNWMDSELDSFVQSVGEKDVDDASLTLGHMEGSGGSALNSETHMDLEAPPLSIITEADAVNVSPWNWSDTLPGKGEQRNTYRGRVITVKMEEYTKRIGIDGSGDAIKEAIKSAFGLRTKRAFWLEDEDNIVRALGREMPMGNYILHIDEGLMIRVCSPEHLPVHTEEKTFYTDDDFRQFLSRRFWACLRENNGYRHIDSMDELCPGAVYRGVPSTENILL, from the exons ATGATCACCGCAAACCAGAGTTCATTCAAGCCACTACTGCCTCCACCTGCTCCCAGGAAACGGGCGGAGGCATGGGGTGAAGAGGAAACCCGCGCGCTCGTATCTCTACGCAGAGATACCGATTTCATGTTCAGCGCCTCCGAGTTCAACCAGCATCTCTGGGACTACATTCACGCCACGATGAGGGAGAGGGGGTTCGATCGATCGGCGGCTATGTGTGCGGGAAAGTGGAGGAATCTGCTGAGGCAGTACAGAGGGGTGAAGCAGAACATAAATCCTGATGCGGATGGGAGCGACAAGATGAACTTCTACCGTGAAATCGATGACATTGTGACGGAGAGGGGCGGAAATTGGATGGATTCTGAATTGGACTCGTTTGTGCAATCTGTTGGTGAGAAAG ATGTGGATGATGCTAGTCTAACTTTGGGGCATATGGAAG GTAGTGGCGGATCAGCGCTCAACTCTGAAACACATATGGATCTCGAGGCACCTCCTCTTTCCATCATCACGGAAGCTGATGCAGTTAATGTTTCTCCATGGAATTGGAGTGATACTCTTCCAGGAAAAG GTGAGCAAAGAAACACTTACCGTGGGAGGGTGATAACAGTAAAGATGGAAGAGTATACAAAGAGGATAGGTATTGATGGCAGTGGAGATGCTATAAAGGAAGCCATCAAATCTGCATTTGGGCTGAGGACAAAACGCGCTTTCTGGTTGGAAGACGAAGATAATATTGTTCGAGCACTGGGCAGAGAAATGCCCATGGGAAACTACATTCTTCACATCGATGAAG GCCTGATGATTAGAGTTTGTTCGCCAGAGCACTTGCCAGTGCACACAGAGGAGAAAACCTTCTATACAGATGATGATTTTCGCCAGTTTCTCTCGAGACGTTTCTGGGCTTGTTTGAGAGAGAACAATGGCTACCGGCATATTGACAGCATGGACGAGCTATGTCCCGGGGCTGTGTATCGTGGTGTGCCGTCAACTGAGAACATTCTACTCTGA
- the LOC125216313 gene encoding trihelix transcription factor GT-1-like isoform X1: MITANQSSFKPLLPPPAPRKRAEAWGEEETRALVSLRRDTDFMFSASEFNQHLWDYIHATMRERGFDRSAAMCAGKWRNLLRQYRGVKQNINPDADGSDKMNFYREIDDIVTERGGNWMDSELDSFVQSVGEKDVDDASLTLGHMEGSGGSALNSETHMDLEAPPLSIITEADAVNVSPWNWSDTLPGKGIVDDRYIPYSAGEQRNTYRGRVITVKMEEYTKRIGIDGSGDAIKEAIKSAFGLRTKRAFWLEDEDNIVRALGREMPMGNYILHIDEGLMIRVCSPEHLPVHTEEKTFYTDDDFRQFLSRRFWACLRENNGYRHIDSMDELCPGAVYRGVPSTENILL, encoded by the exons ATGATCACCGCAAACCAGAGTTCATTCAAGCCACTACTGCCTCCACCTGCTCCCAGGAAACGGGCGGAGGCATGGGGTGAAGAGGAAACCCGCGCGCTCGTATCTCTACGCAGAGATACCGATTTCATGTTCAGCGCCTCCGAGTTCAACCAGCATCTCTGGGACTACATTCACGCCACGATGAGGGAGAGGGGGTTCGATCGATCGGCGGCTATGTGTGCGGGAAAGTGGAGGAATCTGCTGAGGCAGTACAGAGGGGTGAAGCAGAACATAAATCCTGATGCGGATGGGAGCGACAAGATGAACTTCTACCGTGAAATCGATGACATTGTGACGGAGAGGGGCGGAAATTGGATGGATTCTGAATTGGACTCGTTTGTGCAATCTGTTGGTGAGAAAG ATGTGGATGATGCTAGTCTAACTTTGGGGCATATGGAAG GTAGTGGCGGATCAGCGCTCAACTCTGAAACACATATGGATCTCGAGGCACCTCCTCTTTCCATCATCACGGAAGCTGATGCAGTTAATGTTTCTCCATGGAATTGGAGTGATACTCTTCCAGGAAAAG GGATAGTAGATGATCGATATATTCCATATTCTGCAGGTGAGCAAAGAAACACTTACCGTGGGAGGGTGATAACAGTAAAGATGGAAGAGTATACAAAGAGGATAGGTATTGATGGCAGTGGAGATGCTATAAAGGAAGCCATCAAATCTGCATTTGGGCTGAGGACAAAACGCGCTTTCTGGTTGGAAGACGAAGATAATATTGTTCGAGCACTGGGCAGAGAAATGCCCATGGGAAACTACATTCTTCACATCGATGAAG GCCTGATGATTAGAGTTTGTTCGCCAGAGCACTTGCCAGTGCACACAGAGGAGAAAACCTTCTATACAGATGATGATTTTCGCCAGTTTCTCTCGAGACGTTTCTGGGCTTGTTTGAGAGAGAACAATGGCTACCGGCATATTGACAGCATGGACGAGCTATGTCCCGGGGCTGTGTATCGTGGTGTGCCGTCAACTGAGAACATTCTACTCTGA
- the LOC125216314 gene encoding trihelix transcription factor GT-1-like isoform X3 — MISRIGGGTTSRGNGMNSGAAAGSEFDSSMQSIDEEVKSASAGISSTEFYLRYSVDFINRVKNRLNDGQRNREFLDCISAFSRGEIDVNAVREKAAALFGGINSDLYRELEGFLPRRSSDAGAAELDSFMQSIGEKGTGGSALNLEKHMDPEAHPFSIITEADAVNVSPKNRADTPPGKGEQRKTYCGRVITVKMGEYTKRIGINGTGDAIKETIKSAFGLRTKRAFWLEDEDNVVRALDRDMPLGNYTLHVDEGLMIRVCLPEHLPVHTEEKTFYTDDDFCQFLSRRFWTCLRENGGYRHIDSMDELCHGAVYRGVSSSENILF; from the exons ATGATCAGCCGAATCGGCGGCGGCACCACCAGTCGAGGAAATGGAATGAATTCCGGTGCTGCTGCGGGTTCTGAATTTGACTCGTCTATGCaatcaattgatgaagaag TGAAATCCGCCTCCGCCGGGATCTCAAGCACTGAATTCTATCTCCGGTACAGCGTGGATTTCATAAACCGGGTCAAAAACCGGCTCAACGACGGCCAGCGCAACCGTGAGTTCCTCGATTGCATCAGTGCATTCTCACGCGGCGAAATCGACGTCAATGCCGTCCGTGAGAAGGCCGCAGCGCTGTTCGGGGGAATAAATAGCGACCTCTACCGCGAGCTCGAGGGCTTCCTCCCCAGGCGTTCTAGCGACGCTGGTGCTGCTGAATTGGACTCGTTTATGCAATCAATTGGTGAGAAAG GTACTGGCGGATCAGCGCTCAACTTAGAAAAGCATATGGATCCCGAGGCACATCCTTTTTCCATCATCACGGAAGCTGATGCAGTTAATgtttctccaaagaatcgggCCGATACTCCTCCTGGAAAAG GTGAGCAAAGAAAAACTTACTGTGGGAGGGTGATAACAGTAAAGATGGGAGAGTATACAAAGAGAATAGGTATTAATGGCACAGGAGATGCTATAAAGGAAACCATCAAATCTGCATTCGGGCTGAGAACAAAACGTGCGTTCTGGTTGGAAGACGAAGATAATGTTGTTCGAGCATTGGACAGAGATATGCCGCTTGGGAACTACACTCTACATGTCGATGAAG GCCTGATGATTAGAGTTTGTTTGCCAGAGCACCTGCCAGTGCACACAGAGGAGAAAACCTTCTATACGGATGATGACTTTTGCCAGTTCCTCTCACGACGTTTCTGGACTTGTTTGAGAGAGAACGGTGGCTACCGGCATATTGACAGCATGGACGAGCTATGTCACGGGGCTGTGTATCGTGGTGTGTCATCATCTGAGAACATTCTATTCTGA
- the LOC125216314 gene encoding trihelix transcription factor GT-1-like isoform X2 yields MISRIGGGTTSRGNGMNSGAAAGSEFDSSMQSIDEEVKSASAGISSTEFYLRYSVDFINRVKNRLNDGQRNREFLDCISAFSRGEIDVNAVREKAAALFGGINSDLYRELEGFLPRRSSDAGAAELDSFMQSIGEKGMGDASLTFGPMEGTGGSALNLEKHMDPEAHPFSIITEADAVNVSPKNRADTPPGKGEQRKTYCGRVITVKMGEYTKRIGINGTGDAIKETIKSAFGLRTKRAFWLEDEDNVVRALDRDMPLGNYTLHVDEEHLPVHTEEKTFYTDDDFCQFLSRRFWTCLRENGGYRHIDSMDELCHGAVYRGVSSSENILF; encoded by the exons ATGATCAGCCGAATCGGCGGCGGCACCACCAGTCGAGGAAATGGAATGAATTCCGGTGCTGCTGCGGGTTCTGAATTTGACTCGTCTATGCaatcaattgatgaagaag TGAAATCCGCCTCCGCCGGGATCTCAAGCACTGAATTCTATCTCCGGTACAGCGTGGATTTCATAAACCGGGTCAAAAACCGGCTCAACGACGGCCAGCGCAACCGTGAGTTCCTCGATTGCATCAGTGCATTCTCACGCGGCGAAATCGACGTCAATGCCGTCCGTGAGAAGGCCGCAGCGCTGTTCGGGGGAATAAATAGCGACCTCTACCGCGAGCTCGAGGGCTTCCTCCCCAGGCGTTCTAGCGACGCTGGTGCTGCTGAATTGGACTCGTTTATGCAATCAATTGGTGAGAAAG GTATGGGTGATGCTAGTCTAACTTTTGGACCTATGGAAG GTACTGGCGGATCAGCGCTCAACTTAGAAAAGCATATGGATCCCGAGGCACATCCTTTTTCCATCATCACGGAAGCTGATGCAGTTAATgtttctccaaagaatcgggCCGATACTCCTCCTGGAAAAG GTGAGCAAAGAAAAACTTACTGTGGGAGGGTGATAACAGTAAAGATGGGAGAGTATACAAAGAGAATAGGTATTAATGGCACAGGAGATGCTATAAAGGAAACCATCAAATCTGCATTCGGGCTGAGAACAAAACGTGCGTTCTGGTTGGAAGACGAAGATAATGTTGTTCGAGCATTGGACAGAGATATGCCGCTTGGGAACTACACTCTACATGTCGATGAAG AGCACCTGCCAGTGCACACAGAGGAGAAAACCTTCTATACGGATGATGACTTTTGCCAGTTCCTCTCACGACGTTTCTGGACTTGTTTGAGAGAGAACGGTGGCTACCGGCATATTGACAGCATGGACGAGCTATGTCACGGGGCTGTGTATCGTGGTGTGTCATCATCTGAGAACATTCTATTCTGA